From Acidothermus cellulolyticus 11B, a single genomic window includes:
- a CDS encoding Gfo/Idh/MocA family protein, protein MTSHRIGILGTGLIGNFYAQTLRRGRSRDEVAVVYSRTAERAREFAERFQIATWTTDLEEATSHPAIDTVVVALPNDLHLPAVKLAATAGKAVLVTKPLARTATEAREILRIVEEAGIFAGYLEDLCYTPKTLRALEYVEQGTLGDVLWVRSRETHPGPHSAWFWDPRRAGAGAIVDLGCHCIEIIRSFVGKHVRPIEALCWADTLVHPIDAEDNAVGLIRFENGALGQFEVSWTFRGGMDLRDEVAGTEGTIWLNHFLRTGFEMFTSEANSSYVAEKAEVERGWLFPVGDEIGELGYVDMFDDMFAALDAGRQPRETVYDGYIVNAIIDACLASARNHRWETINLEWRGGQSHRIERRHQNVGDLILVKQERLPDGRQKLILKDPRTGDFLDRIV, encoded by the coding sequence ATGACATCACATCGAATCGGCATTCTCGGCACCGGATTGATCGGAAACTTCTACGCGCAGACCCTCCGTCGTGGCCGCTCGCGGGACGAGGTGGCGGTCGTGTATTCGCGAACGGCAGAACGCGCGCGCGAATTCGCCGAGCGTTTTCAGATCGCTACCTGGACAACAGACCTCGAAGAGGCCACCAGTCACCCCGCGATTGACACCGTCGTAGTGGCCTTACCAAACGACCTCCACCTGCCAGCAGTTAAGCTCGCCGCCACTGCAGGCAAGGCCGTCCTCGTGACCAAGCCGCTAGCACGGACGGCCACAGAAGCGCGTGAAATCCTTCGCATAGTGGAGGAAGCGGGCATATTCGCCGGCTACTTGGAGGATCTCTGCTACACCCCAAAGACGCTCCGGGCCTTGGAGTACGTCGAGCAAGGAACACTCGGCGACGTGCTCTGGGTCCGAAGTCGGGAAACACATCCTGGGCCGCACAGCGCGTGGTTTTGGGATCCCCGCCGCGCCGGCGCGGGCGCTATCGTCGATCTCGGGTGTCATTGCATCGAGATCATCAGGAGTTTCGTCGGTAAGCACGTTCGACCGATTGAAGCTTTATGCTGGGCTGACACCCTCGTCCACCCTATAGATGCTGAAGACAATGCGGTTGGATTGATCAGGTTTGAGAATGGCGCGCTAGGTCAGTTTGAGGTCAGCTGGACATTCCGTGGCGGCATGGATCTCCGCGATGAGGTCGCCGGCACCGAGGGTACCATCTGGCTGAATCACTTCCTGCGCACCGGCTTCGAGATGTTCACGAGCGAGGCGAACTCCTCGTACGTCGCCGAGAAGGCCGAGGTCGAGCGCGGTTGGCTCTTCCCGGTAGGCGACGAGATCGGCGAACTCGGCTATGTCGATATGTTCGACGACATGTTCGCAGCGCTTGACGCGGGTCGACAGCCGAGGGAGACGGTCTATGACGGATACATCGTCAACGCCATTATCGACGCCTGTCTGGCCTCCGCAAGAAACCATCGCTGGGAGACTATCAATCTCGAGTGGCGAGGCGGTCAATCTCACAGGATTGAGAGGCGTCACCAAAATGTCGGCGATCTCATCCTTGTTAAGCAAGAGCGTCTGCCTGACGGGCGTCAGAAGCTCATTCTCAAGGATCCTCGGACTGGCGATTTCTTAGACCGAATCGTCTAA